From a region of the Pseudanabaena sp. ABRG5-3 genome:
- the nrdJ gene encoding ribonucleoside-triphosphate reductase, adenosylcobalamin-dependent encodes MVQEFIRLDKEVRFPDSAPAAYPVFFRTYSRKYNNKRESWAEVCDRTLTGLKTLGKLTQEQADLIDKMQKQLKSLTSGRWLWVGGTDWVDRPENFSGSYNCTSTNVIDWRSFGLMMDLAMQGSGTGGVLEPQYISQLPVIRNQLQVNVIGAIGATPVEKRRHNTEVEFDYANNAVKFFVGDSRQGWVKSYQSLLELSSNEQFDETKPVQITVDISDVRPSGEPLKGFGGMANPVKLPTLYDRCANILNKAIGRQLTSVECCILIDEAAVCIVAGNIRRCLPEDALVHTDKGLVAIKDVQVGDLVQTPLGFRKVLNKFDQGIQEVQEIETNATFPRATTNHRIAVLADAKGSIRWKYVAALDEGDRLMHSTQILSGNVTHLPEDDTEQRPSHSRNAKSITIPTLTPEVAWLIGFTHGDGYVALGRNKHDKPYGRVEWAMNATQPELCQKLQAKLDQALAMFGLTATHGVVKGENTAKTVCTSIRLAEYFHKHIKQPSTVLEIPSFILQGSTDIRSAYLAGLMDSDGAVDNRPPHLVTSVYRQFVRQVSAVLSSLGIAGRISITTPKELNWQAKYNLTIPALKERYNALIAQHSVKGEIRQGLKMYGFTIAAEMMREVYTYSEMRDMGFQGSRTVNSNYERYIAESDVSMDIPVSVKGLGSQDYVQTYDIEVEEAHCFYCDGYLTHNSAGMRQFSSEDTLGSVAKDNLWQQDEAGNWRIDPERDALRMANHTRVFHRKPTEQECVDAVRKQYYSGEGAIQWAGEAIARSNADLITTTELKRDFLAAYVKGEGKEWLRSHQPEVTERELAHRLQRYALNPCGEITGADFHCNLSEVHLNQLNPRNEKEQEEAFKAGALSVAALLNHRFNEERYQFSREVDPIVGVSFTGLFDFFVHAFGVEWLRWFEAGRPDTVQGLDFKEKEADYLNRWREIVHQTVWEYCDAHGLRRPNRCTTTQPAGTKSLLTGASPGWHPPKAQRFIRRITFRKEDPVARACMDYGYSIIPSQSDKDENGQLLNDPFDPRCTEWLVEIPVSVSWADLDGADQVEISKFDVMAQFDFYMQVQKHYTRHNTSATLELREHEIEPLGKKIYEAIRDDEGYISAALLARFDDLQTFPRLPFEPIDKATYEKLSAEVLVRRKSDDFYASLLRYDSGELMEAGPAGCDSDKCMFPEQKP; translated from the coding sequence ATGGTGCAAGAATTTATTCGCCTCGATAAAGAGGTGCGATTTCCCGACAGCGCTCCTGCCGCTTATCCCGTATTTTTTAGGACATATAGCCGCAAATATAATAACAAGCGGGAAAGCTGGGCGGAGGTATGCGATCGCACACTTACAGGTTTAAAAACGCTAGGCAAGCTGACCCAAGAACAAGCTGACCTAATCGACAAGATGCAAAAGCAGCTAAAGTCCCTCACCTCTGGGCGTTGGCTGTGGGTTGGTGGTACGGATTGGGTTGATCGTCCCGAAAATTTCTCTGGCTCCTATAACTGCACCAGCACCAATGTCATCGACTGGCGCTCCTTTGGCTTGATGATGGATCTCGCCATGCAAGGCTCTGGCACTGGCGGCGTACTAGAGCCGCAGTACATCAGCCAACTACCCGTAATTCGTAACCAGTTGCAAGTAAATGTGATCGGTGCGATCGGCGCAACCCCTGTCGAAAAGCGTCGCCACAATACCGAAGTCGAATTTGACTACGCTAACAATGCCGTCAAGTTTTTTGTCGGCGATAGTCGTCAAGGTTGGGTCAAGTCCTATCAATCTTTGCTCGAACTCTCTAGCAACGAACAATTTGATGAGACTAAGCCCGTCCAAATTACCGTTGATATCAGCGATGTTCGCCCCAGTGGTGAACCCCTCAAGGGCTTCGGCGGCATGGCAAATCCTGTCAAGTTGCCCACGCTCTACGATCGCTGTGCCAATATTTTAAATAAAGCGATCGGTCGTCAACTCACCTCCGTCGAGTGCTGCATCCTCATCGATGAAGCCGCCGTTTGCATCGTAGCTGGGAATATCCGCCGTTGTCTTCCTGAAGATGCTCTTGTGCATACAGACAAGGGATTAGTTGCGATTAAGGATGTGCAAGTTGGCGATTTGGTTCAAACTCCTTTGGGCTTCCGTAAAGTCCTCAACAAATTCGATCAGGGAATCCAAGAAGTTCAAGAGATTGAAACTAATGCCACTTTCCCTAGAGCGACTACTAACCATCGTATAGCCGTTTTAGCTGATGCCAAGGGTAGTATTCGTTGGAAATATGTGGCGGCACTTGATGAAGGCGATCGCCTCATGCACAGCACTCAAATTCTTTCAGGAAATGTCACTCATTTACCAGAAGATGATACTGAGCAACGTCCTAGTCATAGTCGCAATGCCAAATCCATTACAATTCCAACCTTAACTCCCGAAGTGGCTTGGTTGATTGGATTTACGCATGGTGATGGCTATGTGGCTTTAGGACGGAATAAGCATGACAAGCCCTATGGACGAGTAGAATGGGCGATGAATGCAACTCAGCCTGAGCTTTGCCAAAAACTACAAGCGAAACTAGATCAAGCCTTAGCAATGTTTGGCTTGACAGCTACTCACGGTGTAGTCAAGGGAGAAAACACCGCAAAAACAGTCTGTACATCAATTCGTTTGGCTGAATACTTCCATAAACATATTAAACAGCCAAGTACTGTTTTAGAAATTCCATCTTTCATCTTGCAAGGATCTACAGATATTCGTTCTGCTTATCTTGCAGGATTAATGGATAGCGATGGTGCAGTTGATAATCGTCCTCCACATCTTGTGACATCTGTTTACCGTCAATTTGTTAGACAGGTAAGTGCTGTTCTTTCGAGTCTTGGGATTGCTGGCAGAATCAGTATTACTACGCCTAAAGAACTAAACTGGCAAGCAAAATATAATCTCACTATTCCTGCTCTAAAAGAACGATACAACGCACTCATTGCACAGCATTCAGTTAAGGGTGAAATCCGTCAAGGACTGAAAATGTATGGCTTTACGATCGCTGCCGAAATGATGCGTGAAGTCTATACCTATAGCGAAATGCGTGACATGGGTTTCCAAGGCTCTCGCACTGTTAATTCTAACTATGAGCGCTACATTGCCGAATCCGATGTAAGCATGGATATTCCAGTGAGCGTTAAAGGTTTAGGTAGTCAAGACTATGTGCAAACCTACGACATTGAAGTGGAAGAAGCTCATTGCTTCTACTGTGATGGCTATCTGACGCACAACTCAGCAGGAATGCGCCAATTCTCTTCAGAAGATACTTTAGGTTCTGTGGCAAAGGATAATCTTTGGCAGCAAGACGAAGCTGGTAATTGGAGAATTGATCCTGAGCGTGATGCTTTGAGAATGGCGAATCATACTCGTGTATTCCATCGCAAACCGACTGAACAAGAATGTGTTGATGCTGTTCGTAAGCAATATTATTCGGGTGAAGGTGCAATTCAATGGGCAGGTGAGGCAATCGCGCGTTCTAATGCTGACTTGATTACAACGACCGAACTCAAGCGTGATTTCCTTGCTGCTTATGTGAAAGGAGAAGGCAAAGAATGGTTGCGATCGCATCAGCCTGAAGTCACTGAACGTGAGCTAGCGCATAGATTACAGCGTTATGCCCTGAATCCATGTGGAGAAATAACTGGGGCAGACTTCCATTGCAATTTGTCTGAGGTGCATCTCAATCAACTCAATCCTCGTAATGAGAAAGAACAGGAAGAAGCCTTTAAAGCAGGCGCTTTGTCCGTTGCTGCTTTACTCAATCATCGCTTCAATGAAGAACGCTATCAATTTAGTCGTGAAGTTGACCCAATTGTGGGCGTATCCTTCACAGGTCTATTTGACTTCTTCGTTCATGCCTTTGGTGTAGAATGGTTGCGCTGGTTTGAGGCGGGTCGTCCTGACACTGTGCAGGGGCTAGACTTCAAAGAGAAGGAAGCTGATTATCTAAATCGCTGGCGTGAAATCGTGCATCAGACGGTTTGGGAATATTGCGACGCGCATGGCTTACGCCGCCCCAATCGTTGCACGACAACTCAGCCAGCAGGCACGAAATCCTTACTGACTGGTGCTTCCCCTGGATGGCATCCACCGAAGGCGCAGCGATTTATCCGTCGGATTACTTTCCGTAAGGAAGATCCTGTGGCGCGGGCTTGCATGGACTATGGCTATAGCATCATTCCTTCACAATCGGACAAGGATGAGAATGGACAATTGCTAAACGATCCTTTCGATCCGAGATGTACGGAATGGCTGGTGGAGATTCCTGTGAGCGTGTCTTGGGCTGACCTTGACGGTGCGGATCAGGTGGAAATCAGCAAGTTTGATGTGATGGCGCAATTTGATTTCTATATGCAGGTGCAGAAGCATTACACCCGTCATAATACTTCGGCAACCTTGGAATTGCGCGAGCATGAAATCGAGCCTTTAGGGAAGAAGATTTACGAAGCTATTCGTGATGATGAGGGTTATATCTCGGCGGCGCTATTGGCGCGTTTTGATGACCTCCAAACTTTCCCCCGTTTGCCTTTTGAGCCAATCGATAAGGCTACCTATGAGAAGCTCAGTGCTGAGGTGCTAGTACGTCGCAAGTCTGATGATTTTTACGCGAGTTTGTTGCGTTATGATTCGGGTGAGTTGATGGAGGCGGGGCCTGCTGGTTGCGATTCCGATAAGTGTATGTTCCCTGAACAGAAGCCATAG
- a CDS encoding competence/damage-inducible protein A gives MNVGAEILCIGTELLLGEILNSNSQYLAQQLALLGVPHFYQTVVGDNPDRIHQALEIAVSRSNLIITTGGLGPTPDDLTTEAIANFFNTPLEERPEIWERIQQMASQTGRTLTANNRKQALLPKGAEILHNPVGTAPGMIWEPQPNLLILTFPGVPSELYPMWEQTAAPLLQDRNYGQGIFHSKVLLYWGIAESALATKVNHLFDLKNPTVAPYANYGQARLRITARANTQAEAIALIAPIEAEIRGLTGEFCYGTDEDTLASVAGKLLQERGQTLAVAESCTGGGLGEALTDVSGSSSYFLGGVISYSNEVKADLLNVDHQILDQHGAVSAIVAEQMAIGVKSKLKSDWGISITGIAGPTGGTETKPVGLVYVGIADPQGKVKAIELRFSPSRGRNWIRMATVSSALDLFRKRFVMIG, from the coding sequence ATGAATGTTGGCGCAGAAATTCTTTGCATTGGGACTGAGCTATTGCTAGGCGAAATTCTCAATAGCAATTCTCAATACTTAGCCCAACAACTTGCCTTATTAGGGGTTCCGCACTTTTACCAAACTGTTGTAGGCGATAATCCCGATCGCATTCATCAAGCTTTAGAAATTGCTGTTAGTCGCTCTAACTTAATCATTACTACTGGTGGGCTAGGTCCCACACCTGATGATCTCACCACCGAGGCAATCGCCAATTTCTTTAATACCCCCCTCGAAGAACGTCCCGAAATTTGGGAGCGTATCCAGCAAATGGCATCGCAAACTGGCAGGACACTCACTGCCAACAATCGCAAACAAGCTCTACTACCTAAGGGAGCCGAGATTTTACATAACCCTGTTGGTACTGCCCCTGGCATGATCTGGGAACCACAGCCCAATTTATTAATTCTCACTTTCCCCGGTGTGCCGAGTGAGCTATATCCCATGTGGGAGCAAACGGCTGCACCTTTGTTGCAAGATAGAAATTATGGGCAAGGTATATTTCACTCTAAAGTATTGCTGTACTGGGGGATCGCGGAATCAGCCCTAGCAACTAAGGTCAATCATTTATTTGATCTCAAAAATCCCACGGTTGCACCATACGCTAATTACGGGCAAGCAAGACTCAGGATTACGGCAAGAGCCAATACTCAAGCAGAGGCGATCGCCTTAATTGCCCCCATCGAAGCGGAAATCCGAGGACTCACAGGCGAGTTTTGCTACGGCACTGATGAGGACACCTTAGCAAGTGTGGCAGGTAAACTTTTACAAGAACGCGGACAAACCCTAGCAGTTGCCGAATCCTGTACAGGGGGGGGGCTAGGTGAGGCACTTACGGATGTATCAGGTAGTTCGAGTTATTTCCTTGGTGGAGTGATCAGCTATAGCAATGAGGTCAAAGCTGATTTGTTAAATGTCGATCACCAAATTCTCGATCAGCACGGTGCTGTTAGTGCGATTGTTGCCGAACAAATGGCGATCGGGGTTAAGTCAAAACTGAAATCTGACTGGGGCATTAGCATCACGGGGATCGCAGGACCAACGGGTGGCACAGAGACCAAACCTGTGGGGCTAGTTTACGTTGGGATCGCTGATCCTCAGGGCAAAGTCAAGGCGATCGAGTTACGGTTTAGTCCCTCTAGAGGTAGAAATTGGATCAGAATGGCAACTGTAAGCTCAGCTTTAGATTTGTTTAGAAAAAGATTTGTTATGATTGGGTAA
- a CDS encoding KH domain-containing protein, giving the protein MPDYNSLISFLLKPLLSHPDALRVDFESNSKSDRVWIRVAFDPEDRGRVFGKGGRTIQAVRTVVMTAAQEFGHSTRFEVFDPTPSTTSDDSQNYNLERQERQEVTVERPRINVEKPKRREIIN; this is encoded by the coding sequence ATGCCCGACTATAACTCCTTAATTAGTTTTTTGCTAAAGCCATTACTATCTCATCCAGATGCCCTGCGGGTAGATTTTGAGTCAAATAGCAAAAGCGATCGCGTCTGGATCAGAGTTGCATTCGATCCAGAAGATCGAGGGCGAGTTTTTGGCAAAGGGGGACGAACAATCCAAGCGGTGCGGACAGTTGTCATGACCGCAGCCCAAGAATTTGGTCATAGCACCAGATTTGAAGTTTTTGACCCAACCCCTAGCACAACCTCTGACGACTCTCAAAACTATAATTTAGAGCGTCAAGAACGCCAAGAAGTAACCGTCGAACGTCCTCGGATTAACGTTGAAAAACCGAAGCGACGCGAGATCATTAACTAA
- the rpsP gene encoding 30S ribosomal protein S16 has product MIKLRLKRFGKKFEASYRIVVVNSTSRRDGRPLAELGFYNPRTKETQLDVPAIVDRIKKGAQPTDTVRRILEKAKVFDLVSA; this is encoded by the coding sequence ATGATTAAGTTGAGATTAAAGCGATTTGGCAAGAAGTTTGAAGCCAGCTATCGCATTGTTGTTGTCAATAGCACCAGCCGCCGCGATGGTCGTCCCCTTGCCGAGCTTGGTTTCTACAACCCACGTACCAAAGAAACCCAACTTGATGTACCTGCGATCGTTGATCGCATCAAAAAAGGTGCTCAACCCACTGATACAGTACGTCGCATCCTCGAAAAAGCTAAGGTATTCGATCTCGTTAGCGCTTAA
- a CDS encoding GDP-mannose 4,6-dehydratase — protein MKRALICGVSGQDGAYLAKYLLQKNYKVYGTSRDAQVSGFHNLAYLGIREKVILESMALNDFRSVLQVIKKSNPDEVYNLAGQSSVGLSFDQPVETLDSIATGTLNLLEAIRFTELPIKLYNAGSSESFGDIGNSAADELTPFRPRSPYGVAKAAAFWEVANYREAYSLFVCSGILFNHESPLRPARFVTQKIVDAVCQIKQGTMCELRLGNIAIERDWGWAPEYVEAMYLMLQEQEPNDYVIATGKSYKLEDLVEEAFGYFDLDWRKYVVSDNHFFRPTDLAVNRGNPQKANDNLHWKAKLTMPEVIRKMIEARLKR, from the coding sequence ATGAAAAGAGCATTGATTTGTGGAGTTTCTGGTCAAGATGGGGCATATCTAGCAAAATATCTGTTACAAAAAAACTATAAAGTTTACGGCACATCACGAGATGCACAGGTGTCTGGCTTTCATAATTTAGCTTATTTGGGAATCCGAGAAAAAGTAATTCTAGAATCTATGGCATTAAATGACTTTCGTAGTGTCTTGCAAGTCATCAAGAAAAGTAATCCTGACGAAGTATATAATCTTGCGGGACAGAGTTCTGTAGGACTATCTTTTGACCAACCTGTAGAAACATTAGATAGTATTGCTACTGGAACATTGAATTTATTAGAAGCTATTCGATTTACTGAGCTTCCTATTAAACTTTATAACGCAGGATCGAGTGAATCATTTGGAGATATTGGCAATAGTGCCGCAGATGAATTAACGCCTTTTCGTCCTCGTAGTCCCTATGGTGTGGCGAAAGCAGCAGCTTTTTGGGAAGTGGCAAACTATCGAGAAGCATATAGTCTTTTTGTATGTTCAGGTATTTTGTTCAACCATGAATCTCCATTACGTCCTGCACGATTTGTTACTCAAAAAATTGTCGATGCCGTTTGTCAAATTAAACAGGGAACTATGTGTGAGCTAAGGTTAGGTAATATAGCAATTGAACGAGATTGGGGATGGGCTCCAGAATATGTAGAAGCGATGTATTTAATGTTACAAGAACAAGAACCAAATGATTATGTGATTGCAACTGGAAAAAGTTACAAATTAGAGGATTTAGTAGAGGAAGCGTTCGGCTATTTTGATTTAGATTGGCGCAAATATGTTGTCAGTGATAATCACTTTTTTCGACCAACTGACTTAGCAGTTAATAGGGGCAATCCTCAAAAAGCCAATGACAACTTACATTGGAAAGCTAAGCTTACAATGCCAGAGGTGATCAGAAAAATGATTGAGGCTAGGCTTAAACGTTAA
- a CDS encoding glycosyltransferase family 4 protein produces MKLLYTLTTYPPAIGGAQLHQHLITQQLKQQHQIQVFTHWHQNRTDWLMGTTVNAPSQSKDYITDDIPVHCMGINLIDKARLLPYLPLYYPWMDLALPPIANCISRYLDQYAQSANLIHNVRIGREGLSYASYQIAKKYDIPFIFTPVHHPRWVGWRYRAYIKLYQLADAVIALTETEKQTLINLGVDSNRIIVTGIGPVLAENADSPAFKESYKIADPIILFLAQHYSYKGYQQLLQAAPIVWQKFPEAQFVFTGPSISNSEKYFKNQDHRIHRLGALSLQDKTNALAACTLLCVPSSQESFGGVYTEAWHFAKPAIGCKIPAVSEVIDDGINGLLVEQSPKDIADAICQLLLNPTKAEQLGQAGHTKLQENYTWDQIAKRTQIAYQKFINV; encoded by the coding sequence ATGAAACTTCTTTACACGCTCACCACCTATCCTCCTGCGATCGGTGGTGCACAACTCCATCAACACTTAATCACCCAACAACTCAAACAACAGCATCAAATTCAAGTCTTTACCCATTGGCATCAAAATCGCACTGACTGGTTAATGGGGACTACCGTCAATGCCCCATCCCAAAGCAAAGATTACATCACCGACGATATTCCTGTGCATTGCATGGGCATAAACCTCATCGATAAAGCCCGATTACTTCCCTATTTACCCCTTTATTATCCTTGGATGGATCTTGCCTTACCACCGATCGCCAATTGCATCAGTCGCTATCTCGATCAATATGCCCAATCCGCCAACCTGATTCATAATGTCCGCATTGGCAGAGAAGGATTAAGCTATGCCTCTTACCAAATAGCAAAGAAATACGATATTCCCTTCATTTTTACCCCCGTGCATCATCCAAGGTGGGTCGGTTGGCGCTATCGCGCCTATATCAAACTCTACCAACTAGCCGATGCTGTGATCGCTCTCACGGAAACGGAAAAACAAACTTTGATTAACTTAGGCGTTGACAGCAATCGCATCATAGTCACAGGTATAGGCCCAGTCTTAGCCGAGAATGCAGATAGTCCAGCTTTCAAAGAATCTTACAAAATCGCCGATCCTATCATTCTTTTTTTAGCCCAACATTATTCATACAAGGGATACCAACAACTGCTCCAAGCTGCGCCCATCGTTTGGCAAAAGTTTCCCGAAGCTCAGTTTGTCTTTACAGGCCCCTCGATCTCCAACTCAGAAAAGTATTTTAAAAATCAAGACCATAGAATTCATCGTCTCGGCGCTTTATCACTTCAGGATAAAACTAACGCGTTAGCTGCTTGTACATTGCTTTGTGTACCATCAAGCCAAGAAAGCTTTGGAGGTGTCTACACTGAAGCTTGGCATTTCGCAAAACCTGCTATTGGATGCAAAATTCCCGCCGTCTCTGAAGTAATTGATGATGGCATTAATGGCTTATTAGTCGAACAAAGTCCTAAGGATATTGCAGATGCAATTTGCCAACTTTTGCTTAATCCCACCAAAGCTGAACAACTAGGACAAGCTGGACATACAAAGCTACAAGAAAATTACACTTGGGATCAGATTGCAAAACGCACACAAATTGCATACCAAAAATTCATTAACGTTTAA
- a CDS encoding glycosyltransferase family 4 protein, translated as MLKVAYDISTLGQGFINPKAKTGVYRVVESLFFELVKSSEIETTAISFNQINSIWENISASLYLQNQTPEKKTLFDPCFVSRFNLTPIYQAAIQLQRQLIQVSLKKYPILYKPSLSIQIPFKLISKLDVKSTFSPYKFNIYHSPFYPTPHCTTTQNLQRVLTIYDLLPILTPHNFTQNSQSRFKSIINSIDRHQDWIICISENTKQDFCNHTGMNPERVFVTPLAASENFYPVSDRHIISQKLKQYQIPDTPYLLSLCTLEPRKNLSFLLECFAQLLAQDHNLDLSLVLVGVSGWKNNDIFQTVQNNPLLKKHVIFTGYIPDHDLSAIYSGALAFVYPSLYEGFGLPPLEAMQCSTPVITSNTSSLPEVVGDAGLMINPTSRDDLCQAMLNLINNSTLRSQLSQKGIDRAAQFSWSKCAKETIKVYKVAANS; from the coding sequence ATGCTTAAAGTTGCCTACGATATTTCCACATTAGGACAAGGATTTATTAACCCTAAAGCAAAAACAGGAGTATATCGTGTTGTCGAGTCTCTATTTTTTGAGCTTGTCAAATCATCAGAGATTGAAACTACAGCTATTTCCTTCAATCAAATTAATAGTATTTGGGAAAATATCAGCGCATCTCTTTATCTACAAAATCAAACCCCAGAAAAAAAAACTCTTTTTGATCCTTGCTTTGTCAGCCGCTTCAACTTAACACCTATCTACCAAGCAGCTATTCAACTGCAACGCCAATTAATTCAAGTTTCCCTAAAAAAATATCCAATACTCTACAAACCTAGCCTCTCAATTCAAATACCTTTTAAATTAATAAGTAAACTAGACGTAAAGTCTACCTTTAGTCCTTATAAGTTTAATATTTATCACTCTCCCTTTTATCCAACTCCCCATTGCACTACTACCCAAAACTTACAACGAGTTTTAACCATTTATGATCTTTTACCCATTCTCACCCCCCATAACTTTACCCAAAATAGTCAGTCAAGATTTAAATCAATTATTAACAGCATCGATCGCCATCAAGATTGGATTATCTGTATTTCTGAAAACACTAAACAAGATTTTTGCAACCATACAGGCATGAACCCAGAGCGAGTTTTTGTGACACCCCTCGCCGCCAGCGAAAACTTTTATCCAGTCAGCGATCGCCACATCATCTCGCAAAAACTCAAACAATATCAAATTCCTGATACCCCTTACCTACTAAGCCTCTGCACCCTAGAACCCCGCAAAAATTTAAGCTTCCTTTTAGAATGCTTCGCTCAACTTCTTGCCCAAGACCATAACCTAGACCTAAGCCTTGTTCTCGTTGGAGTTAGCGGCTGGAAAAACAATGATATATTTCAAACTGTTCAAAACAATCCTCTCTTAAAAAAACACGTCATCTTTACAGGATATATCCCCGATCACGACCTTAGCGCCATCTATAGCGGCGCATTAGCCTTTGTCTATCCATCCCTCTACGAAGGATTTGGCTTGCCACCTCTCGAAGCCATGCAATGCAGTACACCTGTCATCACTTCTAATACAAGTTCACTCCCCGAAGTTGTAGGTGATGCAGGGCTTATGATCAATCCCACGAGTAGAGATGATCTTTGCCAAGCAATGCTAAATCTAATTAATAACTCAACACTCAGGTCTCAGCTATCGCAAAAAGGTATAGATCGAGCTGCCCAATTTAGCTGGTCAAAATGTGCCAAAGAAACAATTAAAGTTTATAAAGTTGCTGCCAATTCTTAA
- a CDS encoding glycosyltransferase family 4 protein, whose product MKIKVAYDITFLGKFFSYSDNKVGVYRLTEELLLELLKDQNIDISLTSLCTDTPAFSSVNCQLYYNQFPQKDFCKFINSFKSRFYLNWFYKLCLSTYYSKNFQSLPRYSWQSVLVRGFFKLLKLTSLTDYDNQQIFDSKKYDLIHSTYYKLPPKNLTGNTPRLITIYDLIPIKKPEFVTPPLTLYTQEILKSINPETDWVVCISEYTHQEFCEYTGMHRDRTFVTYLAADKNFYPVTNQEIINNINQKYQIPNTPYFLCLASHLDPRKNIPHLINTFVDLISENPSLDVNLVLIGTTRYKRPDIEKTMQQIAQYKSRIILTGYVLDQDLSAIYSGAIAFVFPSLYEGFGLPILEAMQCGTPVISSNVTSLPEVVGDSGILVEPQNQHQLKKAMLDILTNTSLQESLSQKSIFRAKQFSWEKCANETVEIYKKIIANK is encoded by the coding sequence ATGAAGATTAAAGTAGCCTATGACATAACTTTTTTAGGAAAATTCTTTAGTTACTCTGACAACAAAGTAGGTGTTTATAGACTAACTGAAGAGCTTTTATTAGAACTCCTAAAAGACCAAAATATAGACATATCTTTAACAAGTTTATGTACAGATACACCTGCCTTCTCATCAGTTAATTGCCAACTGTATTACAACCAATTTCCTCAAAAAGACTTTTGCAAATTTATTAATAGCTTTAAAAGTCGGTTTTATCTAAACTGGTTCTATAAACTGTGTCTTTCAACTTACTATTCTAAAAACTTTCAAAGTTTACCTAGATACTCATGGCAATCTGTTCTAGTAAGAGGCTTTTTTAAATTATTAAAGCTAACATCCCTAACAGACTATGACAATCAGCAAATATTTGATAGTAAGAAATATGATCTAATCCATTCAACATATTATAAATTGCCTCCTAAAAATCTCACGGGAAATACACCTAGACTAATTACAATCTATGATCTAATTCCTATTAAAAAGCCTGAGTTTGTTACCCCTCCCCTCACCCTCTATACTCAAGAAATCCTAAAAAGTATCAATCCCGAAACAGATTGGGTTGTCTGTATTTCTGAGTATACTCACCAAGAGTTTTGTGAATACACAGGAATGCATCGCGATCGCACATTCGTAACCTATCTCGCCGCAGATAAAAATTTTTATCCTGTAACTAATCAAGAAATTATCAACAATATAAATCAAAAATATCAAATCCCAAATACTCCATATTTTCTTTGTCTTGCTAGCCATCTAGATCCACGCAAAAATATTCCCCATCTAATTAATACTTTCGTTGACTTAATTTCAGAAAATCCTAGCTTGGACGTTAATTTAGTGTTGATTGGTACGACACGCTATAAACGTCCAGATATAGAAAAAACCATGCAACAAATAGCTCAATATAAATCACGTATTATCTTAACTGGCTATGTCCTAGATCAAGATCTTAGCGCTATCTACAGTGGTGCTATCGCATTTGTATTTCCATCTCTCTATGAAGGATTTGGTTTGCCAATTCTCGAAGCTATGCAATGTGGCACACCCGTTATTTCATCTAATGTTACATCTTTACCTGAAGTAGTTGGAGATTCAGGTATTCTCGTTGAACCACAAAATCAACATCAATTAAAAAAAGCAATGCTAGATATTCTCACTAATACATCTCTTCAAGAATCTTTAAGCCAGAAATCAATATTCAGAGCCAAACAATTTAGTTGGGAAAAATGTGCTAATGAAACTGTAGAAATTTACAAAAAAATAATTGCAAATAAATAA